One Echinicola strongylocentroti DNA window includes the following coding sequences:
- a CDS encoding ATP-binding protein yields the protein MQENNFNNYSNSDKLKLLSLVSHEIRTPLHGIIGLTEQLQDTTLNEEQTGLVEHLIHTERILMNLINDVLDYSKLKNSAFDIRLKPASLVGILEEIRTLFAPLAAQKGLALNTKINIISEYVLVDILRVKQVLSNLINNALKFTDKGSITLLCNQLTPIDDSSAHSYRFAVEDTGTGIPKGKENSIFEAYGQATAANDRNGTGLGLTISNMILNNMNSHLQLANPSDGTKGAIFYFELTLDQTSAPPKTKKKQLTHEFAGKHALLVDDDPLVQQITASMLCKEEIDVATVSSIDEALIRVKQTNPELIFIDLELGDQNGADLLSDIKNNIADPGHLICMTASENSKSEILHLGFEAVLRKPFNRRALARVLSNLSQPPQ from the coding sequence ATGCAGGAAAACAACTTTAATAACTATTCCAATTCGGATAAATTGAAACTCTTATCGCTAGTTAGTCATGAGATACGAACGCCTCTACATGGTATCATCGGACTAACTGAGCAACTTCAGGATACCACACTTAATGAAGAACAGACAGGTCTGGTCGAGCACCTCATTCATACTGAAAGAATCCTTATGAACCTGATCAATGATGTACTCGATTATTCCAAACTCAAAAATTCAGCATTTGACATCAGACTTAAGCCTGCTAGTCTTGTGGGGATCTTAGAAGAGATAAGAACATTATTTGCTCCCTTGGCTGCACAAAAAGGATTAGCCCTGAATACAAAAATAAATATCATTTCAGAATACGTTTTGGTGGATATCCTACGGGTAAAACAAGTCCTTTCCAACCTGATCAATAATGCCCTGAAATTCACCGACAAAGGATCCATTACCCTACTCTGTAACCAACTCACCCCTATCGATGATAGCTCCGCACATTCTTACCGGTTTGCTGTCGAAGACACTGGGACGGGGATACCAAAAGGCAAAGAGAACAGTATCTTCGAAGCTTACGGACAGGCCACCGCAGCCAATGACCGAAATGGAACAGGCTTAGGATTGACAATTTCCAATATGATCCTAAACAATATGAACAGTCATTTGCAACTGGCGAATCCTTCTGATGGAACCAAAGGTGCCATTTTTTATTTTGAGCTGACATTGGATCAGACCTCAGCCCCACCAAAAACAAAGAAGAAACAGTTAACTCATGAGTTTGCGGGAAAACATGCGCTATTGGTAGACGATGACCCACTGGTCCAACAGATTACTGCCTCGATGCTATGTAAAGAGGAAATTGATGTAGCCACGGTATCGTCCATCGACGAAGCATTGATAAGAGTGAAACAGACCAACCCCGAACTCATCTTTATTGACTTGGAATTGGGAGATCAAAATGGGGCAGATTTACTGTCGGATATAAAAAACAACATTGCTGATCCCGGACATCTCATTTGTATGACGGCTTCAGAAAACAGCAAATCTGAAATCCTACACCTGGGTTTTGAGGCTGTTTTGCGGAAGCCATTTAACCGAAGGGCCTTGGCCAGAGTGCTCTCAAACTTGTCACAACCCCCCCAGTAA